In Gallus gallus isolate bGalGal1 chromosome 6, bGalGal1.mat.broiler.GRCg7b, whole genome shotgun sequence, a single genomic region encodes these proteins:
- the ADAM9L gene encoding disintegrin and metalloproteinase domain-containing protein 9 isoform X2: protein MKWLVISVQTDYLRKHLCVVQLADDDLHKECHKTLCGSSAECIHGLCLPGETTSGHLHLEHSDDNLSYSIKTRNGTYLLTLKKNKDLVSKDFMLYTYGKNGKLEATQSKNKMHCYYHGTVEGVADSVLALSTCDGLRGIVYIAGKWYGMEPINTSRTLEHRFYHLEDMQHTPFHCGVLNDNLHRQMQIFVKQSVRYAFSPNNTSSKEELLRKKRAVLPQKSYVELFMVVDNHRFLQKNSDPAAVQKETVELINYVDGMYSALNIQIVLVGLEIWTDKNQISVMEGSAGDVLGRFVSWRQKDLLKRSRNDVSHLIIGRGSYNGSIGMAFVGTVCSQVQGGSISTLNHNNVLRHATVVAHELGHNLGMKHDDKRCPASYIMHSTDKGSRNFSSCSADDFENLVLNGGGNCLRNPPKTSNVYKEPVCGNNVIDNDEECDCGKPQECTNPCCDAATCKLTSGSQCAQGLCCKNCKFKAAGAECRSKMGFCDLPEYCNGSYAYCPDDVYIMNGYPCNNMKAYCYYGVCQSYDSQCEAIYGKGARKAPDLCFEKANIKGDRFGNCGMRGGAYKKCPVQHSLCGKLQCTSVSLQNLPAWSVVNNASGVLCWSSDFDLGSDIPDPAQVHDGTACGEKKACVSFECVDASHLGYSCDVKQKCNDNGVCNNNGNCHCNSGWAPPFCNQSGYGGSIDSGPTHMDTSLRDGLLIFFFVVLPILIAIVIAVIKRDAIKRKFCRKSRRQHRGNNAQQPKQSSRPTHTTRNDQAATASPDFFTISHFPAPRHAGQTQFPAVPSGPHRPAVPPRPAVSGAARTTAAARN from the exons ATGAAATGGTTAGTCATCTCTGTGCAAACTGATTACCTAAGGAAGCATTTGTGTGTTGTTCAGCTGGCTGATGATGATTTACATAAGGAGTGTCACAAAACTTTGTGTGGCAGTTCAGCAGAGTGCATACATGGGCTGTGCCTTCCTGGGGAAACTACCTCTGGCCACCTTCATCTG gaGCATTCAGATGACAATCTTTCTTACtcaattaaaacaagaaatggaaCATACCTCctaacactgaagaaaaataa agACCTTGTTAGCAAAGACTTTATGCTATATACATATGGGAAAAATGGGAAACTGGAGGCAACGCAGTCAAAAAACAAG ATGCACTGTTATTATCATGGTACTGTAGAAGGAGTGGCTGACTCGGTGCTTGCTCTTAGCACATGTGATGGCCTAAG AGGAATTGTCTACATTGCTGGCAAATGGTATGGAATGGAGCCGATCAACACATCCAGAACACTTGAACACAGGTTTTACCACTTAGAAGATATGCAGCATACTCCTTTTCATTGTGGTGTGCTGAATGATAACCTTCATCGTCAGATGCAGATATTTGTGAAGCAGTCTGTGAgatatgcattttcaccaaacAATACCTCTAGTAAGGAAGAGCTTTTGAGg AAGAAGCGAGCTGTCCTGCCACAGAAAAGCTATGTGGAATTATTTATGGTTGTGGATAATCACAGG TTTTTGCAGAAGAACTCTGatcctgctgcagtgcaaaaGGAAACCGTTGAGCTGATTAATTATGTTGATGGG aTGTACAGTGCATTAAATATCCAGATTGTTTTGGTTGGATTAGAAATTTGGACAGATAAAAACCAAATTTCTGTAATGGAGGGTTCAGCTGGAGATGTACTGGGTAGATTCGTTTCTTGGAGACAGAAAGATCTTCTCAAGCGATCCAGAAATGATGTCAGCCATCTCATAAT AGGGAGAGGCTCTTACAATGGATCCATTGGAATGGCTTTTGTGGGTACTGTCTGCTCACAGGTGCAGGGAGGGTCAATCAGCACT TTGAATCATAACAATGTGTTACGTCATGCTACAGTAGTTGCACACGAACTGGGACATAACCTTGGAATGAAACATGATGATAAAAGGTGTCCTGCATCCTACATTATGCACAGCACAGATAA GGGGTCCAGGAATTTCAgttcctgcagtgctgatgaTTTTGAGAACCTTGTTCTAAATGGAGGAGGAAACTGCCTCAGAAATCCGCCCAAAACAAGTAATGTTTACAAAGAGCCTGTCTGTGGTAACAATGTGATTGATAATGATGAAGAATGTGACTGTGGAAAACCACAG GAATGCACCAACCCTTGCTGCGATGCTGCCACCTGCAAACTTACATCTGGATCGCAATGTGCACAAGGACTGTGCTGCAAAAACTGCAAG TttaaagcagcaggagcagaatgcaGATCAAAAATGGGTTTCTGTGATCTCCCTGAGTACTGCAATGGAAGCTATGCCTACTGCCCGGATGATGTTTATATCATGAATGGTTACCCATGCAACAACATGAAAGCATATTGCTACTACGGAGTATGTCAGAGCTATGATTCACAGTGTGAAGCTATATATGGAAAAG GGGCACGAAAAGCACCTGATCTGTGCTTTGAAAAAGCCAATATTAAAGGAGATAGGTTTGGAAACTGTGGAATGAGAGGTGGAGCGTACAAGAAGTGTCCTGTTCA GCACAGTCTGTGTGGCAAGCTCCAGTGCACTTCTGTTAGCCTTCAAAATCTTCCTGCGTGGAGTGTTGTCAATAATGCATCTGGGGTTTTATGCTGGTCCTCTGATTTTGACTTAGGATCAGATATCCCTGATCCCGCTCAAGTTCATGATGGAACAGCATGTGGAGAAAAGAAG GCCTGTGTATCTTTTGAGTGTGTTGATGCAAGTCATCTGGGCTACAGCTGTGATGTAAAGCAGAAGTGTAATGACAACGGG GTGTGTAACAACAATGGGAACTGCCACTGCAATTCTGGATGGGCACCTCCGTTCTGTAACCAGTCGGGCTACGGTGGCAGTATTGACAGTGGTCCAACTCACATGG ATACATCACTTCGGGACGGtctgcttattttcttcttcgTTGTGCTGCCAATATTGATTGCGATTGTAATAGCAGTAATTAAGCGTGATGCAATAAAGAGAAAGTTTTGCAGGAAAAGTAGAAGGCAACACAG gggTAACAATGCACAGcaaccaaagcaaagcagcagaccAACCCATACCACAAGAAATGATCAG GCTGCCACAGCAAGCCCTGATTTTTTTACCATCTCGCATTTTCCCGCTCCGAG GCACGCAGGACAAACGCAGTTTCCTGCGGTTCCTTCAGGACCTCACCGGCCCGCCGTCCCACCCAGACCCGCTGTGTCAGGAGCTGCTCggaccacagctgctgccaggaaCTGA
- the ADAM9L gene encoding disintegrin and metalloproteinase domain-containing protein 9 isoform X3, which produces MLKHGLFFFTFGLSLTGNSCWMKGVYSEEASRLPTFEIIIPQRLTDREKRHPFFPEEHSDDNLSYSIKTRNGTYLLTLKKNKDLVSKDFMLYTYGKNGKLEATQSKNKMHCYYHGTVEGVADSVLALSTCDGLRGIVYIAGKWYGMEPINTSRTLEHRFYHLEDMQHTPFHCGVLNDNLHRQMQIFVKQSVRYAFSPNNTSSKEELLRKKRAVLPQKSYVELFMVVDNHRFLQKNSDPAAVQKETVELINYVDGMYSALNIQIVLVGLEIWTDKNQISVMEGSAGDVLGRFVSWRQKDLLKRSRNDVSHLIIGRGSYNGSIGMAFVGTVCSQVQGGSISTLNHNNVLRHATVVAHELGHNLGMKHDDKRCPASYIMHSTDKGSRNFSSCSADDFENLVLNGGGNCLRNPPKTSNVYKEPVCGNNVIDNDEECDCGKPQECTNPCCDAATCKLTSGSQCAQGLCCKNCKFKAAGAECRSKMGFCDLPEYCNGSYAYCPDDVYIMNGYPCNNMKAYCYYGVCQSYDSQCEAIYGKGARKAPDLCFEKANIKGDRFGNCGMRGGAYKKCPVQHSLCGKLQCTSVSLQNLPAWSVVNNASGVLCWSSDFDLGSDIPDPAQVHDGTACGEKKACVSFECVDASHLGYSCDVKQKCNDNGVCNNNGNCHCNSGWAPPFCNQSGYGGSIDSGPTHMDTSLRDGLLIFFFVVLPILIAIVIAVIKRDAIKRKFCRKSRRQHRGNNAQQPKQSSRPTHTTRNDQAATASPDFFTISHFPAPRHAGQTQFPAVPSGPHRPAVPPRPAVSGAARTTAAARN; this is translated from the exons gaGCATTCAGATGACAATCTTTCTTACtcaattaaaacaagaaatggaaCATACCTCctaacactgaagaaaaataa agACCTTGTTAGCAAAGACTTTATGCTATATACATATGGGAAAAATGGGAAACTGGAGGCAACGCAGTCAAAAAACAAG ATGCACTGTTATTATCATGGTACTGTAGAAGGAGTGGCTGACTCGGTGCTTGCTCTTAGCACATGTGATGGCCTAAG AGGAATTGTCTACATTGCTGGCAAATGGTATGGAATGGAGCCGATCAACACATCCAGAACACTTGAACACAGGTTTTACCACTTAGAAGATATGCAGCATACTCCTTTTCATTGTGGTGTGCTGAATGATAACCTTCATCGTCAGATGCAGATATTTGTGAAGCAGTCTGTGAgatatgcattttcaccaaacAATACCTCTAGTAAGGAAGAGCTTTTGAGg AAGAAGCGAGCTGTCCTGCCACAGAAAAGCTATGTGGAATTATTTATGGTTGTGGATAATCACAGG TTTTTGCAGAAGAACTCTGatcctgctgcagtgcaaaaGGAAACCGTTGAGCTGATTAATTATGTTGATGGG aTGTACAGTGCATTAAATATCCAGATTGTTTTGGTTGGATTAGAAATTTGGACAGATAAAAACCAAATTTCTGTAATGGAGGGTTCAGCTGGAGATGTACTGGGTAGATTCGTTTCTTGGAGACAGAAAGATCTTCTCAAGCGATCCAGAAATGATGTCAGCCATCTCATAAT AGGGAGAGGCTCTTACAATGGATCCATTGGAATGGCTTTTGTGGGTACTGTCTGCTCACAGGTGCAGGGAGGGTCAATCAGCACT TTGAATCATAACAATGTGTTACGTCATGCTACAGTAGTTGCACACGAACTGGGACATAACCTTGGAATGAAACATGATGATAAAAGGTGTCCTGCATCCTACATTATGCACAGCACAGATAA GGGGTCCAGGAATTTCAgttcctgcagtgctgatgaTTTTGAGAACCTTGTTCTAAATGGAGGAGGAAACTGCCTCAGAAATCCGCCCAAAACAAGTAATGTTTACAAAGAGCCTGTCTGTGGTAACAATGTGATTGATAATGATGAAGAATGTGACTGTGGAAAACCACAG GAATGCACCAACCCTTGCTGCGATGCTGCCACCTGCAAACTTACATCTGGATCGCAATGTGCACAAGGACTGTGCTGCAAAAACTGCAAG TttaaagcagcaggagcagaatgcaGATCAAAAATGGGTTTCTGTGATCTCCCTGAGTACTGCAATGGAAGCTATGCCTACTGCCCGGATGATGTTTATATCATGAATGGTTACCCATGCAACAACATGAAAGCATATTGCTACTACGGAGTATGTCAGAGCTATGATTCACAGTGTGAAGCTATATATGGAAAAG GGGCACGAAAAGCACCTGATCTGTGCTTTGAAAAAGCCAATATTAAAGGAGATAGGTTTGGAAACTGTGGAATGAGAGGTGGAGCGTACAAGAAGTGTCCTGTTCA GCACAGTCTGTGTGGCAAGCTCCAGTGCACTTCTGTTAGCCTTCAAAATCTTCCTGCGTGGAGTGTTGTCAATAATGCATCTGGGGTTTTATGCTGGTCCTCTGATTTTGACTTAGGATCAGATATCCCTGATCCCGCTCAAGTTCATGATGGAACAGCATGTGGAGAAAAGAAG GCCTGTGTATCTTTTGAGTGTGTTGATGCAAGTCATCTGGGCTACAGCTGTGATGTAAAGCAGAAGTGTAATGACAACGGG GTGTGTAACAACAATGGGAACTGCCACTGCAATTCTGGATGGGCACCTCCGTTCTGTAACCAGTCGGGCTACGGTGGCAGTATTGACAGTGGTCCAACTCACATGG ATACATCACTTCGGGACGGtctgcttattttcttcttcgTTGTGCTGCCAATATTGATTGCGATTGTAATAGCAGTAATTAAGCGTGATGCAATAAAGAGAAAGTTTTGCAGGAAAAGTAGAAGGCAACACAG gggTAACAATGCACAGcaaccaaagcaaagcagcagaccAACCCATACCACAAGAAATGATCAG GCTGCCACAGCAAGCCCTGATTTTTTTACCATCTCGCATTTTCCCGCTCCGAG GCACGCAGGACAAACGCAGTTTCCTGCGGTTCCTTCAGGACCTCACCGGCCCGCCGTCCCACCCAGACCCGCTGTGTCAGGAGCTGCTCggaccacagctgctgccaggaaCTGA
- the ADAM9L gene encoding disintegrin and metalloproteinase domain-containing protein 9 isoform X1, protein MLKHGLFFFTFGLSLTGNSCWMKGISFLGVYSEEASRLPTFEIIIPQRLTDREKRHPFFPEEHSDDNLSYSIKTRNGTYLLTLKKNKDLVSKDFMLYTYGKNGKLEATQSKNKMHCYYHGTVEGVADSVLALSTCDGLRGIVYIAGKWYGMEPINTSRTLEHRFYHLEDMQHTPFHCGVLNDNLHRQMQIFVKQSVRYAFSPNNTSSKEELLRKKRAVLPQKSYVELFMVVDNHRFLQKNSDPAAVQKETVELINYVDGMYSALNIQIVLVGLEIWTDKNQISVMEGSAGDVLGRFVSWRQKDLLKRSRNDVSHLIIGRGSYNGSIGMAFVGTVCSQVQGGSISTLNHNNVLRHATVVAHELGHNLGMKHDDKRCPASYIMHSTDKGSRNFSSCSADDFENLVLNGGGNCLRNPPKTSNVYKEPVCGNNVIDNDEECDCGKPQECTNPCCDAATCKLTSGSQCAQGLCCKNCKFKAAGAECRSKMGFCDLPEYCNGSYAYCPDDVYIMNGYPCNNMKAYCYYGVCQSYDSQCEAIYGKGARKAPDLCFEKANIKGDRFGNCGMRGGAYKKCPVQHSLCGKLQCTSVSLQNLPAWSVVNNASGVLCWSSDFDLGSDIPDPAQVHDGTACGEKKACVSFECVDASHLGYSCDVKQKCNDNGVCNNNGNCHCNSGWAPPFCNQSGYGGSIDSGPTHMDTSLRDGLLIFFFVVLPILIAIVIAVIKRDAIKRKFCRKSRRQHRGNNAQQPKQSSRPTHTTRNDQAATASPDFFTISHFPAPRHAGQTQFPAVPSGPHRPAVPPRPAVSGAARTTAAARN, encoded by the exons gaGCATTCAGATGACAATCTTTCTTACtcaattaaaacaagaaatggaaCATACCTCctaacactgaagaaaaataa agACCTTGTTAGCAAAGACTTTATGCTATATACATATGGGAAAAATGGGAAACTGGAGGCAACGCAGTCAAAAAACAAG ATGCACTGTTATTATCATGGTACTGTAGAAGGAGTGGCTGACTCGGTGCTTGCTCTTAGCACATGTGATGGCCTAAG AGGAATTGTCTACATTGCTGGCAAATGGTATGGAATGGAGCCGATCAACACATCCAGAACACTTGAACACAGGTTTTACCACTTAGAAGATATGCAGCATACTCCTTTTCATTGTGGTGTGCTGAATGATAACCTTCATCGTCAGATGCAGATATTTGTGAAGCAGTCTGTGAgatatgcattttcaccaaacAATACCTCTAGTAAGGAAGAGCTTTTGAGg AAGAAGCGAGCTGTCCTGCCACAGAAAAGCTATGTGGAATTATTTATGGTTGTGGATAATCACAGG TTTTTGCAGAAGAACTCTGatcctgctgcagtgcaaaaGGAAACCGTTGAGCTGATTAATTATGTTGATGGG aTGTACAGTGCATTAAATATCCAGATTGTTTTGGTTGGATTAGAAATTTGGACAGATAAAAACCAAATTTCTGTAATGGAGGGTTCAGCTGGAGATGTACTGGGTAGATTCGTTTCTTGGAGACAGAAAGATCTTCTCAAGCGATCCAGAAATGATGTCAGCCATCTCATAAT AGGGAGAGGCTCTTACAATGGATCCATTGGAATGGCTTTTGTGGGTACTGTCTGCTCACAGGTGCAGGGAGGGTCAATCAGCACT TTGAATCATAACAATGTGTTACGTCATGCTACAGTAGTTGCACACGAACTGGGACATAACCTTGGAATGAAACATGATGATAAAAGGTGTCCTGCATCCTACATTATGCACAGCACAGATAA GGGGTCCAGGAATTTCAgttcctgcagtgctgatgaTTTTGAGAACCTTGTTCTAAATGGAGGAGGAAACTGCCTCAGAAATCCGCCCAAAACAAGTAATGTTTACAAAGAGCCTGTCTGTGGTAACAATGTGATTGATAATGATGAAGAATGTGACTGTGGAAAACCACAG GAATGCACCAACCCTTGCTGCGATGCTGCCACCTGCAAACTTACATCTGGATCGCAATGTGCACAAGGACTGTGCTGCAAAAACTGCAAG TttaaagcagcaggagcagaatgcaGATCAAAAATGGGTTTCTGTGATCTCCCTGAGTACTGCAATGGAAGCTATGCCTACTGCCCGGATGATGTTTATATCATGAATGGTTACCCATGCAACAACATGAAAGCATATTGCTACTACGGAGTATGTCAGAGCTATGATTCACAGTGTGAAGCTATATATGGAAAAG GGGCACGAAAAGCACCTGATCTGTGCTTTGAAAAAGCCAATATTAAAGGAGATAGGTTTGGAAACTGTGGAATGAGAGGTGGAGCGTACAAGAAGTGTCCTGTTCA GCACAGTCTGTGTGGCAAGCTCCAGTGCACTTCTGTTAGCCTTCAAAATCTTCCTGCGTGGAGTGTTGTCAATAATGCATCTGGGGTTTTATGCTGGTCCTCTGATTTTGACTTAGGATCAGATATCCCTGATCCCGCTCAAGTTCATGATGGAACAGCATGTGGAGAAAAGAAG GCCTGTGTATCTTTTGAGTGTGTTGATGCAAGTCATCTGGGCTACAGCTGTGATGTAAAGCAGAAGTGTAATGACAACGGG GTGTGTAACAACAATGGGAACTGCCACTGCAATTCTGGATGGGCACCTCCGTTCTGTAACCAGTCGGGCTACGGTGGCAGTATTGACAGTGGTCCAACTCACATGG ATACATCACTTCGGGACGGtctgcttattttcttcttcgTTGTGCTGCCAATATTGATTGCGATTGTAATAGCAGTAATTAAGCGTGATGCAATAAAGAGAAAGTTTTGCAGGAAAAGTAGAAGGCAACACAG gggTAACAATGCACAGcaaccaaagcaaagcagcagaccAACCCATACCACAAGAAATGATCAG GCTGCCACAGCAAGCCCTGATTTTTTTACCATCTCGCATTTTCCCGCTCCGAG GCACGCAGGACAAACGCAGTTTCCTGCGGTTCCTTCAGGACCTCACCGGCCCGCCGTCCCACCCAGACCCGCTGTGTCAGGAGCTGCTCggaccacagctgctgccaggaaCTGA